GTCTTACATGTGCCAAAAAGAAGGCTGAAAGATATACTGCATGAGGAGAAATTTTGAATTTTAGAAAAAGAAAAAGCCGCGCTATACTAACACGGCTTTGTTTTATTCTACTTCCCTAATTCATAGGGTTGGTAGACATCCAATACATGTTTATACGAACTCCTTTTTATTATTGCTTTTAACGCAACTATGCGCCGCTCGCTCACTCAAATCAACGATATGCTCAAAAAGCTTACCTGTCCCAACTAAAGTCACTGGCGTGCCGGTCTGCGCTTCAACCTTGGTAATTAATTCCCAAACCTTAGGGGTCAATCGCTCACGCGTTGTAACACCTTCCACTTCTGGATCATAATGCTCGCAAAAAGTAAGAGCAATTTGTGTTGGGCTATTGAGTATTGCTACGTAACGCAACAGACCCCAAGGGATTCCAACGGCTTTACGTCGTAGGCGGCCAGTAACTACGCCATGCTCCGCAATACCACGCTCTTTAATCTCGTCGGCGCTTAACTCGTTGGGCAGGGGACCTTCGCCTACTCGTGAAGGTAGAGCTTTGAGCACCATCACTGCCTCACTAATATTCTGCCAGCCTAAACCAATCTGTGCGGCCGCTGCCAGGCTAGTACAATCACCGGAAGTCACATACGGATAATCCGGGGATAAACCCAATGACAGCAAGGCGCCTTGTGAGCCCTCAACAATTACAGTGCCAGAACGCGCCGCCTTATTCACTAAATAAGCAACATCAGTAACATATGGTTGTAAACCAGCAATATCCTTAGCCTGTCCAGCCTTACGCAGTACAAAATCAGCACGAGCCGCGCCGGAACCACTACAAGTGGAACCAATCTTTCCGCTCAAATGAGCACTCTCTTGTTCCTGCTTGATATGCTCTTCGGTGATAATCGGACAACGGTAATCAACCCTTGCCCGATCCTGCAAATGATACTTTTCCACCTCTTCTTGGAAAATACTGGGGTTAACCGCAACCCCAGCACCAACAGCAACCATTGTAAGAGGATTAAGAAAACCTAATGGCAACTGCCGTGTGCTAATTAATTGCAATTCTTTAAGAGTACCGAGATAAAGACTGTGCCCAGCAT
The Patescibacteria group bacterium DNA segment above includes these coding regions:
- a CDS encoding adenylosuccinate synthetase, whose protein sequence is MGAIIIVDAFWGDSGKGKISAYLTRRENAELCVRAGIGTNAGHSLYLGTLKELQLISTRQLPLGFLNPLTMVAVGAGVAVNPSIFQEEVEKYHLQDRARVDYRCPIITEEHIKQEQESAHLSGKIGSTCSGSGAARADFVLRKAGQAKDIAGLQPYVTDVAYLVNKAARSGTVIVEGSQGALLSLGLSPDYPYVTSGDCTSLAAAAQIGLGWQNISEAVMVLKALPSRVGEGPLPNELSADEIKERGIAEHGVVTGRLRRKAVGIPWGLLRYVAILNSPTQIALTFCEHYDPEVEGVTTRERLTPKVWELITKVEAQTGTPVTLVGTGKLFEHIVDLSERAAHSCVKSNNKKEFV